Proteins encoded by one window of Cannabis sativa cultivar Pink pepper isolate KNU-18-1 chromosome 4, ASM2916894v1, whole genome shotgun sequence:
- the LOC133037079 gene encoding uncharacterized mitochondrial protein AtMg00810-like, protein MAILTKKFICLYHKGLTLPSSPNAGSNLVCELYKSIYGLKQSSQQWYKKLSDALLQEGFKQSQADYTLFTRGSDDTFIALLVYVDDIIIIGPNISILHQLQESLHLKFKLKALGDLKYFLRFEIARAKEELFLCQRKYTLQLLEDSGFMGSKPSKTPMDPKLKLDNEHGEALDNPSHYRQLVGKLLYLTLSRPDITYAANSLSQFMANPRTTHLQAVNHLLRYIKGNPGQGLLYSKSSSLHLRRFSDSDWASCPVTRRSTTGFCIFLGDCLISWRTKKQPTLSKSSAEAEYRAVAATTSEITWLQYLLHDFHIPQPHPSFIYYDNHFAIHIANNPTFHERTKHIELDCHFICDKINNNTVRLIPISSALTSPVLGTHISKMSVYDIHSPS, encoded by the coding sequence ATGGCAATCTTAACGAAGAAGTTTATATGTCTTTACCACAAGGGACTTACACTTCCTTCTTCTCCCAATGCAGGTAGCAATCTTGTGTGCGAATTGTACAAATCAATCTATGGATTAAAGCAGTCCTCACAGCAATGGTACAAAAAATTGTCTGATGCTCTACTTCAAGAAGGATTCAAACAGTCTCAAGCTGATTATACTCTGTTCACTAGAGGATCTGATGATACTTTCATTGCCTTACTTGTGTACGTTGACGATATAATCATCATTGGCCCTAATATATCCATCTTACACCAGCTGCAAGAATCTCTACACCTCAAATTCAAACTCAAGGCTCTCGGAGATCTCAAATATTTCCTCAGATTTGAAATTGCTCGAGCAAAAGAAGAATTATTCCTATGCCAAAGGAAATACACACTCCAACTCCTTGAAGATTCGGGTTTTATGGGCAGCAAACCTTCTAAGACACCTATGGATCCTAAGCTTAAGTTGGATAATGAACATGGGGAAGCATTGGATAACCCATCACATTATAGACAACTTGTTGGAAAGCTTCTTTACTTGACTTTATCTAGACCCGACATAACATATGCAGCAAATTCTCTTAGCCAATTCATGGCAAACCCCCGTACCACTCATCTTCAAGCTGTCAATCACCTACTTCGATACATCAAAGGGAATCCTGGACAGGGACTCCTCTATTCAAAGTCTTCTTCCTTGCATCTTCGTAGGTTCTCGGATTCAGATTGGGCATCCTGCCCTGTTACAAGACGCTCTACAACGGGATTCTGCATATTCTTGGGAGATTGTCTCATCTCATGGCGTACCAAGAAGCAACCAACGCTCTCAAAGAGCTCGGCCGAAGCTGAGTACCGTGCTGTAGCTGCTACAACTAGTGAAATTACTTGGCTACAATATCTCTTACACGACTTTCACATACCACAACCTCACCCTTCTTTCATCTACTATGACAATCACTTTGCAATTCACATTGCCAACAATCCTACCTTCCATGAAAGAACCAAACATATAGAGTTGGATTGCCACTTCATCTGTGACAAGATCAACAACAATACCGTCAGACTGATTCCCATTTCCAGTGCTCTAACGTCACCAGTTCTGGGCACTCATATTTCCAAGATGTCGGTTTACGACATACACtctccatcttga